In a genomic window of Nodosilinea sp. PGN35:
- the ileS gene encoding isoleucine--tRNA ligase, protein MRANATQREPEIQAFWAENQIYETLSAENPGEVFVLHDGPPYANGDLHIGHALNKILKDTINKYQLLKGRRVRYVPGWDCHGLPIELKVLQAMDPEARANLTPLKLRYKAKAFALKTVDRQRESFKRYGIWGDWDHPYLTMTPDFEAAQIEVFGQMYLKGYIYRGLKSVHWSPTSQTALAEAELEYPEGHTSPSIYAAFPMVSAAPEAKALEPYLGELGVAIWTTTPWTIPANLAVAVNGELTYAVVEVASGTPFKYLIIAKDLVERMTQVLGSELVVKAEIKGAALEHSTYRHPLFDRTSPILIGGDYVTTESGTGLVHTAPGHGEEDFKVGQRYGLPVLCPVDEKGDMTEEAGPFAGLNVLTNANPAVIEALEKAGSLLKHEPYVHKYPYDWRTKQPTIYRATEQWFASVEGFRDEALKAIQSVQWIPATGENRITAMVGDRSDWCISRQRTWGMPIPVFYDEATGEPLLNETTLAHIKALFAEKGSDAWWELSEAELLPEQYRDNGHSYRKGTDTMDVWFDSGSSWAAVAQQRGELEYPVDLYLEGSDQHRGWFQSSLLTSVAVNGCAPYRTVLTHGFALDEQGRKMSKSIGNVVDPAIVINGGKNQKTEPPYGADVLRLWVSSVDYSSDVPLGGNILKQMADVYRKIRNTARFLLGNLHDFDPAKDAVPYDQLPELDRYMLHRMTEVFADITDAFETYQFFRFFQTVQNFCAVDLSNFYLDIAKDRLYISAADSFRRRSCQTVLAIAIENLARSIAPVLSHMAEDIWQNLPYPTAHKSVFQSGWVKLDDQWQQPDLAETWSQIRSVRQEVNRVLEQARTAKDIGSSLEAKALIYVADEELRAKLAAMNPTDATSPDTNHVDELRYLFLVSQVEVLDSPAALAGVKCSSESDALGIGVVDAEGEKCDRCWNYSTHVGESSEDPTICDRCVEALAGSF, encoded by the coding sequence ATGCGGGCTAACGCCACCCAGCGCGAGCCTGAGATTCAAGCTTTTTGGGCCGAGAACCAGATTTATGAGACGCTGTCCGCCGAAAACCCCGGCGAGGTGTTTGTGCTGCACGACGGGCCGCCCTACGCCAACGGCGACCTGCACATTGGCCACGCCCTCAACAAAATTCTCAAGGACACGATCAACAAGTATCAGCTGCTCAAGGGCCGCCGGGTGCGCTACGTGCCCGGCTGGGACTGCCACGGCCTGCCCATCGAGCTGAAGGTGCTTCAGGCTATGGACCCTGAAGCGCGGGCAAACCTGACGCCGCTCAAGCTGCGCTACAAGGCCAAGGCCTTTGCCCTCAAGACCGTTGATCGCCAGCGGGAGAGCTTCAAGCGCTACGGCATCTGGGGCGACTGGGATCACCCCTACCTGACTATGACCCCCGACTTCGAGGCGGCCCAGATCGAGGTGTTTGGCCAGATGTACCTGAAGGGCTACATCTACCGAGGCCTCAAGTCAGTGCACTGGAGCCCGACTTCTCAGACTGCCCTGGCGGAGGCCGAGCTGGAGTATCCCGAAGGCCACACCTCCCCCAGCATCTACGCGGCGTTTCCCATGGTGAGTGCTGCCCCTGAGGCTAAGGCGCTAGAGCCCTACCTGGGCGAGCTGGGCGTGGCGATCTGGACGACGACCCCCTGGACGATTCCCGCTAACCTGGCGGTGGCGGTGAATGGGGAGCTGACCTATGCCGTAGTCGAGGTCGCGTCTGGGACACCGTTTAAGTATTTGATCATCGCCAAGGATTTAGTGGAGCGGATGACTCAAGTCCTGGGCTCTGAACTCGTGGTGAAAGCGGAGATCAAGGGCGCGGCCCTAGAGCACTCCACCTACCGCCATCCCCTGTTCGATCGCACCAGCCCAATTTTGATCGGGGGTGACTACGTGACGACAGAATCTGGCACCGGCCTGGTGCACACCGCCCCCGGCCACGGCGAAGAAGACTTTAAAGTGGGCCAGCGCTACGGCCTGCCGGTGCTCTGCCCCGTGGACGAAAAGGGCGATATGACCGAGGAGGCTGGCCCCTTCGCCGGGCTCAACGTGCTTACTAACGCCAACCCAGCAGTGATTGAAGCGCTAGAGAAGGCCGGTTCGCTGCTGAAGCACGAGCCCTACGTGCACAAGTACCCCTACGACTGGCGCACCAAGCAGCCCACCATCTACCGCGCCACCGAGCAGTGGTTTGCCTCTGTCGAAGGCTTCCGCGACGAGGCGCTGAAGGCCATCCAGTCGGTGCAGTGGATTCCGGCCACGGGCGAAAACCGGATTACGGCGATGGTGGGCGATCGCTCCGACTGGTGTATCTCGCGCCAGCGCACCTGGGGCATGCCGATTCCTGTGTTCTACGACGAGGCCACGGGCGAACCCCTGCTCAACGAAACCACCCTGGCCCACATCAAGGCCCTGTTTGCCGAAAAAGGCTCCGACGCCTGGTGGGAGCTGAGCGAAGCCGAGCTGCTGCCCGAGCAGTACCGCGACAACGGCCACAGCTACCGCAAGGGCACCGACACCATGGATGTGTGGTTTGACTCGGGCTCCTCCTGGGCGGCGGTGGCCCAGCAGCGCGGCGAGCTGGAGTATCCGGTGGATCTGTACCTGGAGGGCTCTGACCAGCACCGGGGCTGGTTTCAGTCGAGCCTGCTGACCAGCGTGGCGGTGAATGGCTGCGCCCCCTACCGAACGGTGCTCACCCACGGCTTTGCCCTCGACGAGCAGGGCCGCAAGATGAGCAAATCCATCGGCAACGTGGTGGATCCGGCCATTGTGATCAACGGCGGCAAAAACCAGAAGACCGAGCCCCCCTACGGGGCAGATGTGCTGCGCCTGTGGGTGTCGTCGGTGGACTATTCTTCCGACGTGCCTCTGGGGGGCAACATCCTCAAGCAGATGGCGGATGTGTACCGCAAGATTCGCAACACGGCGCGGTTTTTGCTGGGCAACCTGCACGACTTTGACCCCGCCAAAGACGCGGTGCCCTACGACCAGCTGCCCGAGCTCGATCGCTACATGCTGCACCGCATGACCGAGGTGTTTGCCGACATTACCGACGCCTTCGAGACCTACCAGTTCTTCCGGTTCTTCCAAACGGTGCAGAATTTCTGCGCGGTGGATCTGTCAAACTTCTATCTGGATATCGCCAAGGATCGGCTGTACATCAGCGCGGCAGACTCCTTCCGCAGGCGCAGCTGTCAGACGGTGCTGGCGATCGCGATCGAAAACCTGGCCCGCTCCATCGCCCCGGTGCTCTCCCACATGGCCGAGGATATCTGGCAAAACCTGCCCTACCCCACCGCCCACAAATCGGTGTTTCAGTCGGGCTGGGTGAAGCTCGACGACCAGTGGCAGCAGCCGGATCTGGCCGAGACCTGGAGCCAGATTCGCTCCGTACGCCAGGAGGTGAACCGGGTGCTAGAGCAGGCCCGCACGGCGAAGGACATTGGCTCTTCCCTGGAGGCCAAGGCGCTGATCTACGTGGCCGATGAGGAGCTGCGGGCGAAACTGGCGGCAATGAATCCTACGGATGCGACGTCCCCCGACACTAACCATGTGGACGAACTGCGCTATCTCTTCTTGGTCTCTCAAGTCGAGGTGCTGGATTCGCCTGCGGCCCTGGCGGGGGTGAAGTGCAGTAGCGAGTCGGATGCTTTGGGCATTGGGGTGGTGGATGCCGAGGGTGAGAAGTGCGATCGCTGCTGGAACTACTCCACCCATGTAGGAGAAAGTAGTGAGGATCCGACGATCTGCGATCGCTGCGTTGAGGCCCTGGCCGGTTCCTTTTAG
- a CDS encoding response regulator codes for MARNSDATLEYPLNPAAVRVLLIEDDLAEARFLQEVLKGAPRCRFQLSHAKRLGEAIAWLSQTAFDVALLDLTLPDSSGLDSLDVLLYEAPSLPVVVLTNTNDDALAVAAVRHGAQDYLMKRSLQQEVLVRSLFYAIERQRAEAALRHANEILEDRVQARTAELEAANRHLRQEIEQRQRIQERLTLAQNAASIGTFEWCVRPANLSVGVTPGSIADMMASFSDSWPWPIHPDDAERVSQELRRALQQGQGLRTEFRILVGDRVHWLTINSSLICDVETHSERLLGIHMDITDKKQLETQFLRSQRLESLGTLAGGIAHDLNNILTPILLVVQLLPLKLKDMDPWIRGKLDILEASAQRGADLVKQILAFTRGVEGKRFALQVNHLLADIRQLVQQTLPRSITVYTEVPEHLWPVWGDPTQLHQVFMNLCVNARDAMAAGGSLRITAENLTLDHDSAQRHLQAQPGLYVRVTVADTGTGMEPGVLNQIFDPFFTTKAPGQGTGLGLSAVLGIVESHGGFIDVQSQVGQGSLFQVYLPATFEPSPAAASPPDLLDGGQATVLVVDDEPAVCAAVRTVLELHNYRVVVAHGGQDAIALVSEHPDTIHTVLMDLMMPTMDGFATIPLLKRISPDLRVIAMSGLNSIDAVARAEQQGFQGFLPKPFTHQELLQRIQPE; via the coding sequence TTGGCTAGAAACAGCGACGCTACCCTCGAGTACCCCCTGAACCCGGCGGCGGTGCGAGTTCTGCTGATTGAGGATGACCTGGCCGAGGCCCGGTTTTTGCAGGAGGTGCTGAAGGGGGCACCCCGCTGTCGGTTTCAGCTCAGCCACGCCAAGCGCCTGGGGGAGGCGATCGCCTGGCTGAGTCAAACCGCCTTTGACGTGGCCCTGCTCGACCTCACCCTGCCCGACAGCAGCGGCCTCGACTCGCTGGATGTGCTGCTGTACGAGGCCCCGAGCCTGCCGGTGGTAGTGCTGACCAACACCAACGATGACGCCCTGGCGGTGGCCGCCGTGCGCCACGGGGCCCAAGACTACCTGATGAAGCGATCGCTCCAGCAGGAGGTGCTGGTGCGATCGCTGTTCTATGCGATCGAGCGGCAGCGGGCCGAAGCCGCCCTGCGCCACGCCAACGAAATTTTGGAAGACCGGGTGCAGGCCCGCACCGCCGAGCTGGAGGCCGCCAACCGCCACCTGCGCCAGGAGATCGAGCAGCGCCAGCGCATTCAAGAACGCCTCACCCTGGCCCAAAATGCCGCCAGCATTGGCACCTTTGAGTGGTGCGTGCGGCCCGCGAACCTATCGGTTGGGGTGACGCCCGGCTCCATCGCCGATATGATGGCCAGCTTTAGCGACAGCTGGCCCTGGCCCATTCACCCCGACGACGCCGAGCGGGTGAGTCAGGAGCTGCGGCGGGCGCTGCAGCAGGGGCAGGGGCTCAGAACCGAGTTTCGCATTTTGGTGGGCGATCGCGTCCACTGGTTGACCATCAACAGCAGCCTGATCTGCGATGTGGAGACCCACAGCGAACGCCTGCTGGGCATTCACATGGACATCACCGACAAAAAACAGCTAGAGACCCAGTTTTTGCGATCGCAGCGGCTCGAAAGTCTGGGCACCCTGGCGGGGGGTATTGCCCACGACCTCAACAACATTCTGACACCGATTTTGCTGGTGGTGCAGCTGCTGCCGCTGAAGCTCAAGGACATGGATCCTTGGATTCGGGGAAAGCTCGACATTTTAGAGGCCAGCGCCCAGCGGGGGGCCGACCTGGTGAAGCAAATTCTCGCCTTTACGCGGGGGGTTGAGGGCAAGCGCTTTGCCCTCCAGGTGAACCATCTGCTGGCCGATATTCGCCAGCTGGTGCAGCAGACCCTGCCCCGCTCCATCACGGTCTATACCGAGGTGCCAGAGCATCTGTGGCCGGTTTGGGGTGATCCTACCCAGCTGCACCAGGTGTTTATGAATCTCTGCGTCAACGCCCGCGACGCCATGGCGGCTGGCGGCAGCCTGCGCATCACCGCTGAGAACCTGACCCTAGACCACGACTCAGCCCAGCGCCATTTGCAGGCCCAGCCCGGCCTCTACGTCAGAGTAACCGTTGCCGACACTGGCACCGGCATGGAGCCAGGGGTGCTGAATCAAATTTTTGACCCCTTTTTTACCACCAAAGCCCCAGGTCAGGGCACGGGGCTGGGGCTGTCGGCGGTACTGGGCATTGTCGAAAGCCACGGGGGCTTTATCGATGTGCAGAGTCAGGTGGGCCAGGGCAGCCTTTTCCAGGTCTATCTACCGGCCACCTTCGAGCCCAGCCCCGCCGCTGCTTCCCCCCCAGACCTGCTCGACGGTGGCCAGGCCACGGTGCTAGTCGTAGACGACGAACCCGCCGTCTGTGCAGCGGTGCGCACGGTGCTAGAGCTGCACAACTACCGGGTGGTGGTGGCCCACGGCGGGCAGGATGCGATCGCCCTGGTGAGCGAGCACCCCGATACCATCCATACCGTGCTGATGGATCTGATGATGCCGACCATGGATGGTTTCGCCACGATTCCGCTGCTGAAGCGCATCAGCCCAGACCTGCGGGTGATTGCCATGAGCGGTCTCAACTCCATTGATGCCGTCGCCAGGGCTGAGCAGCAGGGGTTTCAGGGTTTCTTGCCGAAACCCTTTACCCACCAGGAGCTGCTCCAGCGCATTCAGCCAGAATGA
- a CDS encoding response regulator, producing the protein MATDARPKTIFLVEDNRGDIRLIQEALKSTAAPCEIVIARDGMEAMAYLHRQGEFAAATPPDLILLDLNLPKKDGREVLADIKASDALKHIPIIVLTTSRNEEDICKSYDLHVNCYISKSRNLAQLFKIVQGIEAFWLETATLPSSTP; encoded by the coding sequence ATGGCAACGGACGCAAGGCCAAAAACTATCTTTTTAGTCGAGGATAATCGCGGCGACATTCGCCTGATTCAGGAGGCTCTCAAGAGCACCGCCGCCCCGTGCGAGATTGTGATCGCGCGGGACGGCATGGAGGCGATGGCCTACCTGCACCGCCAGGGGGAGTTTGCGGCGGCCACCCCCCCTGACCTGATTTTGCTCGACCTCAACCTGCCCAAAAAAGACGGGCGGGAGGTGCTGGCCGACATCAAGGCCAGCGACGCCCTCAAGCACATTCCAATCATTGTGCTGACCACCTCGCGCAATGAGGAGGACATCTGCAAGAGCTACGACCTGCACGTCAACTGCTACATCTCAAAATCGCGAAACCTGGCCCAGCTGTTCAAAATTGTGCAAGGAATTGAGGCATTTTGGCTAGAAACAGCGACGCTACCCTCGAGTACCCCCTGA
- a CDS encoding ATP-binding protein: MTLRNLNLDAQLVNLKQPEIHTLTQVQPHGVLLVLREADLSIVQVSRNTRDALGLAAEEVLGQTLDDLLDAYQVDQIRAGLGQENLDLLNPTKVWVRRRGDDYAVYDAIFHRNSEGFLILELEPALTNEAIPFLSFYHLARASIGQLEAGTASLADFCRIIVHEVRQVTGFDRVMLYKFDDDGHGEVLAEEKLDDMESYLGLHFPESDVPQPARKMFLSNWIRVIPNASAEPVELVPALNPVTQHGTDLVMSILRQPYRCHTEYLHHMNVEASLTISLMKDQKLWGLIACHHKTPKYVPYELRKACEFLGRVIFAEISTLEEEADQSYRLKLAAVQSALIDQMAREDYFVDGLVRHDPSLLDLVGAKGAAICFGGQWTTLGRTPPEEELNYLVQWLSTSTEQDVVVTNALPLDYTEAQRFKDVASGLLAIAISKRSYVLWFRPEVIQTVNWGGNPNEAYTLVGEGDQQWLCPRQSFELWKETVSLRSLPWQPVEIKAALELRKAIVNIVLRQAEELALLANDLERSNAELKKFAYIASHDLQEPLNQVANFVQLLEMRYDAKLDDDGKEFIGFAVEGVSLMQTLIDDVLAYSKVDLQGIEWELTEVQQALDQALGNLRGRVAETGAIITADPLPTIVADGTQLMQLFQNLIGNAIKFRQPGKTPQIHVGVQRQEEHWLFSVTDNGIGFDPQFAERIFVIFQRLHTRDEYAGSGMGLAICKKIVECHRGRIWVEAVPDQGATFYFTIPVEGRDRNHGNGRKAKNYLFSRG, encoded by the coding sequence ATGACCCTTCGAAATCTGAACCTCGACGCCCAGCTGGTGAATCTCAAGCAGCCCGAGATTCACACCCTGACTCAGGTGCAGCCCCACGGGGTGCTGCTGGTGCTGCGGGAGGCAGACCTGTCGATTGTGCAGGTGAGTCGCAACACTCGCGACGCCCTTGGCCTGGCGGCAGAAGAAGTGCTGGGCCAGACCCTGGATGACCTGCTCGATGCCTACCAGGTGGATCAGATTCGCGCGGGCCTGGGCCAGGAAAATTTGGATCTCCTGAACCCGACTAAGGTGTGGGTGCGCCGCCGGGGCGACGACTACGCCGTGTACGACGCCATCTTTCACCGCAACAGCGAAGGCTTTTTGATTCTGGAGCTGGAGCCAGCGCTCACCAACGAGGCCATTCCGTTTTTGAGCTTCTACCACCTGGCGCGGGCCTCGATTGGACAGCTGGAGGCGGGGACGGCCAGCCTGGCCGACTTTTGCCGCATTATCGTCCACGAGGTGCGGCAGGTGACGGGCTTCGATCGAGTGATGCTCTACAAGTTTGACGATGACGGCCACGGCGAGGTGCTGGCCGAAGAAAAGCTCGACGACATGGAGTCCTACCTGGGCCTGCACTTCCCTGAGTCCGACGTGCCCCAGCCCGCCCGCAAGATGTTTTTGTCCAACTGGATTCGGGTGATTCCCAACGCCAGCGCCGAGCCGGTGGAGCTGGTGCCCGCCCTCAACCCGGTCACCCAGCACGGCACCGACCTGGTGATGTCGATTTTGCGGCAGCCCTACCGCTGCCACACGGAGTACCTGCACCACATGAACGTGGAGGCGTCGCTGACCATTTCGCTGATGAAGGATCAGAAGCTGTGGGGCCTGATTGCCTGCCACCACAAAACCCCCAAGTACGTGCCCTATGAGCTGCGCAAGGCCTGCGAATTTTTGGGCCGGGTGATTTTTGCGGAAATTTCGACCCTGGAAGAGGAAGCCGACCAGAGCTACCGCCTGAAGCTGGCGGCGGTGCAGTCGGCGCTGATCGACCAGATGGCGCGGGAAGATTACTTTGTTGACGGGCTGGTGCGCCACGACCCCAGCCTGCTGGATTTAGTCGGGGCCAAGGGGGCGGCGATCTGCTTTGGCGGCCAGTGGACCACCCTGGGCCGCACCCCGCCCGAGGAGGAGCTGAACTACCTGGTGCAGTGGCTGAGCACCTCGACCGAGCAGGATGTGGTGGTGACCAACGCCCTGCCCCTGGACTACACCGAGGCCCAGCGATTTAAGGATGTGGCCAGCGGTCTGCTGGCGATCGCCATCTCCAAGCGCAGCTACGTGCTGTGGTTCCGCCCGGAGGTGATTCAGACGGTGAACTGGGGCGGCAACCCCAACGAGGCCTACACCCTGGTGGGCGAGGGTGACCAGCAGTGGCTGTGCCCGCGCCAGTCCTTTGAGCTGTGGAAGGAGACGGTGAGCCTGCGATCGCTGCCCTGGCAGCCGGTAGAGATTAAAGCGGCCCTGGAGCTGCGCAAGGCGATCGTCAACATTGTGCTGCGCCAGGCGGAGGAGCTGGCCCTGCTGGCCAACGATCTGGAGCGATCGAATGCTGAGCTGAAGAAGTTTGCCTACATCGCCTCCCACGACCTGCAGGAGCCGCTCAACCAGGTGGCCAACTTTGTGCAGCTGCTCGAGATGCGCTACGACGCCAAGCTCGACGACGACGGCAAGGAGTTCATTGGCTTTGCGGTGGAAGGGGTGAGCCTGATGCAAACCCTGATCGACGACGTGCTGGCCTACAGCAAGGTAGACCTCCAGGGCATTGAGTGGGAGCTGACGGAGGTGCAGCAGGCCCTCGACCAGGCCCTGGGCAACCTGCGCGGGCGCGTGGCCGAAACCGGTGCGATCATTACCGCCGACCCGCTGCCCACCATCGTCGCCGACGGCACCCAGCTGATGCAGCTGTTCCAAAACTTGATTGGCAACGCCATCAAGTTTCGCCAGCCCGGCAAAACGCCCCAAATTCACGTTGGGGTGCAGCGCCAGGAGGAGCACTGGCTGTTCTCGGTGACCGACAACGGCATTGGCTTTGACCCCCAGTTTGCTGAGCGCATCTTTGTCATCTTCCAGCGGCTGCACACCCGCGATGAGTACGCGGGCTCGGGCATGGGGCTGGCCATTTGCAAAAAGATTGTCGAGTGCCACCGAGGCCGCATCTGGGTCGAGGCCGTTCCTGACCAGGGGGCGACCTTCTATTTCACCATCCCCGTTGAAGGACGCGATCGCAACCATGGCAACGGACGCAAGGCCAAAAACTATCTTTTTAGTCGAGGATAA
- a CDS encoding response regulator — protein MAITGPKPAPGDDPMQDLERDRFILVIDPNPAHGQVVQRVLGQRSGRDGRSDPSHNHLEIVVDGKAAIDYLRQRGEYAQAPRPDLVLLDLELPGLEPPAGELSEYDGYTILTTIKTTPHLRRIPVIVFTESDRSEDILRSYASQSNCYVVKAADLEQLSRTVQQIEAFWLGIVTLPLR, from the coding sequence ATGGCGATAACTGGCCCCAAACCCGCCCCTGGCGATGACCCCATGCAAGACCTAGAACGAGACCGCTTCATTCTGGTCATTGACCCCAACCCGGCCCATGGGCAGGTGGTTCAGCGGGTTCTGGGCCAGCGGTCGGGCCGCGATGGGCGCAGCGACCCGTCCCACAATCACCTCGAAATTGTTGTGGACGGAAAGGCGGCGATCGACTACCTGCGGCAGCGGGGCGAGTACGCCCAGGCCCCCCGCCCCGATTTGGTGCTGCTCGATCTCGAGCTGCCGGGGCTTGAGCCCCCCGCAGGCGAGCTATCAGAATACGACGGCTACACCATTCTCACCACCATCAAGACGACGCCTCACCTGAGGCGCATTCCGGTGATTGTGTTTACGGAGTCTGACCGCAGCGAAGATATTTTGCGCAGCTACGCCAGCCAGAGCAACTGCTACGTGGTGAAGGCGGCTGATCTAGAGCAGCTATCTCGTACGGTGCAGCAGATCGAGGCGTTTTGGCTTGGAATTGTAACGCTGCCGCTGCGGTGA
- a CDS encoding potassium channel protein, protein MRQNRPAYGETSVEENYRRTRQHLIRGAIALGGVVLSGVLWYRLVEGWSWLDAAYMAVITLSTVGFGEINPLSPRSRLFTIVLIMMGVGVIAYILNSLTEAIVQGHFQAGFRLLKRRRLMESLRGHYIICGLGRTGRQVASEFSAEHIPFVVVDSEDGAIQVAQQLGYISLQGDATQDQILVQAGVERARCLVAALPSDAENLYIVLSAKTLSPGIRTIARASSEEAILKLQRGGADVVVSPYITGGKRMAAAALRPQVVDFLDGMLTGAERTVYVEEFLLLPESCPIVGKTLAEAQLGRQSGALILAIRRSAGVLMFAPTADTRLYPGDMVISMGNTDQLRLLSQILSPIQPGETA, encoded by the coding sequence GTGCGCCAAAACCGCCCTGCCTACGGCGAAACCAGCGTCGAAGAAAACTATCGGCGCACCCGGCAACACCTGATTCGGGGCGCGATCGCCCTGGGCGGTGTGGTGCTGTCGGGGGTGCTGTGGTACCGCCTGGTGGAAGGCTGGAGCTGGCTCGATGCCGCCTACATGGCGGTGATTACCCTCTCAACGGTCGGCTTTGGAGAAATTAATCCCCTCAGCCCCCGCAGTCGCCTGTTCACCATTGTCTTGATCATGATGGGGGTCGGCGTGATTGCCTACATCCTCAACAGTCTGACCGAGGCCATTGTGCAGGGGCATTTTCAGGCTGGGTTTCGGTTACTCAAGCGGCGCAGACTTATGGAATCGTTGCGGGGCCACTATATTATTTGCGGGCTAGGGCGCACCGGGCGGCAGGTGGCCAGCGAGTTTTCGGCAGAGCACATTCCCTTTGTGGTGGTGGACTCTGAGGATGGCGCAATTCAAGTTGCTCAGCAGCTCGGCTACATCTCGCTTCAGGGCGATGCCACCCAGGATCAGATCCTGGTGCAGGCCGGGGTAGAGCGGGCTCGCTGCCTGGTGGCGGCCCTGCCCTCCGATGCCGAAAATCTCTACATTGTGCTTTCGGCCAAAACCCTGTCCCCCGGCATTCGCACCATTGCTCGAGCCAGCAGCGAAGAGGCCATTCTCAAACTACAGCGGGGCGGGGCCGATGTAGTGGTGTCGCCCTACATTACCGGCGGCAAGCGCATGGCCGCCGCCGCCCTGCGCCCCCAGGTGGTGGACTTTTTAGACGGCATGCTCACCGGGGCCGAGCGCACAGTCTATGTGGAGGAATTTTTGCTGCTGCCTGAGAGCTGCCCCATTGTGGGTAAAACCCTGGCGGAGGCGCAGCTGGGCCGCCAGTCTGGAGCATTGATTTTGGCCATTCGCCGCAGCGCTGGGGTGCTGATGTTTGCCCCCACCGCCGACACCCGCCTCTACCCCGGCGATATGGTGATCAGCATGGGCAATACCGATCAGCTGCGGTTGCTCAGCCAGATTCTCAGCCCCATTCAGCCGGGCGAGACGGCATGA
- the gloB gene encoding hydroxyacylglutathione hydrolase produces MDIHRLEAFRDNYIFVLHNPAQGAEQGLAAVVDPGDAQPVLQTLEHLGATLTAILNTHHHSDHVGGNSQLLERFPQAQVYGGIGDRGRIPGQTHFLREGDRVQLWGGQGADSDQPTAEVIFVPGHTRAHIAYYFAPSKTTDWGELFCGDTLFAGGCGRLFEGTPQQMVTSLGKLRQLPDTTRVWCAHEYTLNNLKFAITVDGSNAALHQRLTQVQAARGQAQPTVPTSLGLEKQTNPFLRWDDIHLQQAVKSTSTVQTFARLRGKKDQF; encoded by the coding sequence ATGGACATTCACCGGTTAGAGGCCTTTCGTGACAACTACATCTTTGTACTGCACAACCCAGCACAGGGGGCAGAACAGGGGTTGGCCGCGGTGGTTGACCCCGGCGATGCCCAGCCGGTACTGCAAACCCTAGAACACCTTGGGGCCACACTGACGGCTATCCTCAACACTCACCACCACAGCGACCACGTGGGCGGCAACAGTCAGCTGCTGGAGCGGTTTCCCCAGGCCCAGGTCTACGGCGGGATCGGCGATCGGGGTCGCATTCCCGGACAGACTCATTTTTTGCGGGAGGGCGATCGGGTACAGCTGTGGGGCGGGCAAGGTGCAGACAGCGACCAGCCTACCGCCGAGGTGATCTTTGTGCCGGGCCACACCCGGGCCCACATCGCTTACTACTTCGCCCCCTCCAAAACCACCGACTGGGGAGAACTGTTCTGCGGCGACACGCTCTTTGCCGGAGGCTGCGGTCGCCTCTTTGAGGGCACCCCTCAGCAGATGGTGACGTCGCTGGGCAAGCTGCGCCAGCTGCCCGACACCACCCGCGTGTGGTGCGCCCACGAATACACCCTCAACAACCTCAAATTTGCGATTACCGTGGATGGCAGCAATGCCGCCCTGCACCAGCGGCTGACCCAGGTACAGGCCGCCCGTGGTCAAGCCCAGCCCACGGTACCCACCAGCCTGGGACTCGAAAAGCAGACCAACCCCTTTCTGCGATGGGATGACATTCACCTACAGCAGGCGGTGAAAAGCACCTCCACAGTGCAGACCTTTGCCCGGCTACGGGGCAAAAAAGATCAGTTTTAG
- a CDS encoding NAD(P)H-quinone oxidoreductase subunit M, translating into MMLKSTTRHIHIYTATVANNELVPSDDKLTLDIDPDNEFNWSEDAVKAVYAEFDRLVDAAAGEDLTDYNLRRIGSDLEHFVRQLLQQGDISYNLKSRALNYSMGLPRVEASGPSS; encoded by the coding sequence ATGATGCTCAAATCGACCACCCGGCATATTCACATCTACACGGCCACCGTTGCTAACAACGAGCTGGTGCCCAGCGACGACAAGCTCACCCTAGACATTGACCCCGACAACGAGTTCAACTGGTCTGAAGACGCCGTCAAAGCCGTCTACGCCGAGTTTGATCGCCTGGTCGATGCCGCCGCCGGAGAAGATTTGACCGACTACAACCTGCGGCGCATTGGCTCTGATCTAGAGCACTTTGTGCGACAGCTGCTCCAGCAGGGGGACATTAGCTACAACCTCAAGAGCCGCGCCCTCAACTACAGCATGGGGCTGCCGCGGGTAGAGGCCAGCGGCCCGTCCAGCTGA